A genomic region of Exiguobacterium oxidotolerans JCM 12280 contains the following coding sequences:
- a CDS encoding rhodanese-like domain-containing protein: MDILTVVFLAIVAFLAYRMFAPTKGVAKVSTTELKSKLNDRNRFYLDVRTPGEFKGNHIKGFKNIPLQTLPAQLDKIPKDKEVIVICQSGMRSKQAVKQLKKAGYPNVTEVSGGMNAWR, encoded by the coding sequence GTGGATATCTTAACCGTTGTTTTTCTAGCGATTGTCGCGTTTCTTGCTTACCGGATGTTTGCACCGACGAAAGGTGTCGCAAAGGTTTCAACAACTGAATTAAAGAGTAAATTAAATGACCGCAACCGCTTTTACTTGGATGTCCGGACACCGGGCGAGTTTAAAGGCAACCACATTAAAGGGTTTAAAAATATTCCGCTCCAAACGTTACCGGCGCAACTCGACAAAATTCCGAAAGACAAGGAAGTCATCGTAATCTGTCAAAGTGGGATGCGGAGTAAGCAGGCTGTCAAGCAACTCAAAAAAGCAGGTTATCCGAACGTGACGGAAGTATCGGGCGGCATGAACGCGTGGCGCTGA
- a CDS encoding NAD(P)/FAD-dependent oxidoreductase has product MNRKAKLVVVGAGSGGITAVAQLLRKRPSLKGNILLIDPAEQHYYQPLWTLVGAGDVKKETTARPMASLIPEGADWLQESVQTFEPDQNRLVTGAGTVIEYDYLIVAGGIQLNWSAVPGLRETIGKNGVCSNYSFDTVSSTWEAIRNFKGGVALFTMPSTPIKCGGAPQKIMYLAEEYFEKHGVRNQSSVQFMTALPNMFAVPRYEKTLNEVVRRKRIETHFKTELVEIDGPNRVATFENLDTKERFTQKFDMIHVTPPMGPMDFLKNSPISDDSGWVDVDKKTLQHDRFKNVFALGDCSNLPTSKTGAAIRKQAPVVVENLILIMEHNEQDKAEYDGYTSCPLVTGYNSLIMAEFDYEKHPAESFPIDQSKERLSMFIVKKHFLPVLYWDGMLKGLM; this is encoded by the coding sequence ATGAATCGGAAAGCAAAACTTGTCGTCGTAGGTGCCGGATCAGGTGGGATTACGGCAGTAGCGCAGTTATTACGTAAACGCCCTTCTCTTAAAGGAAATATATTATTAATCGACCCGGCTGAACAACACTACTATCAACCGTTATGGACGCTGGTCGGAGCGGGTGATGTCAAAAAAGAAACGACTGCACGACCGATGGCTTCGCTTATTCCAGAAGGTGCAGATTGGCTTCAAGAATCTGTACAGACATTTGAACCTGATCAAAACAGACTCGTAACAGGTGCTGGAACAGTGATTGAATATGACTATTTAATCGTAGCAGGAGGCATTCAATTAAATTGGAGCGCGGTTCCGGGACTTCGTGAAACAATTGGGAAAAATGGTGTTTGCAGTAATTATTCATTCGACACCGTCTCGTCCACATGGGAAGCGATTCGAAATTTCAAAGGGGGCGTAGCTTTATTCACCATGCCGAGTACCCCTATAAAATGTGGAGGAGCTCCCCAGAAAATCATGTATCTAGCTGAAGAATATTTCGAAAAGCACGGTGTCCGAAACCAATCGAGTGTTCAGTTCATGACAGCACTCCCAAATATGTTTGCGGTACCACGTTATGAAAAAACCTTAAACGAAGTCGTACGTCGGAAACGAATTGAAACGCATTTCAAAACAGAACTCGTTGAAATTGACGGGCCAAATCGCGTCGCGACATTCGAAAATTTAGATACAAAAGAGCGATTTACACAAAAATTCGACATGATTCATGTTACTCCACCGATGGGACCGATGGATTTCTTGAAGAATAGTCCGATATCGGACGATTCGGGATGGGTAGATGTAGATAAGAAGACACTTCAACACGATCGTTTCAAAAACGTGTTTGCATTAGGAGACTGTTCAAATCTTCCGACATCGAAAACAGGTGCCGCGATTCGTAAACAGGCCCCGGTCGTCGTCGAAAATCTAATCTTAATAATGGAACACAATGAGCAAGATAAGGCAGAGTACGATGGCTATACATCTTGTCCGCTCGTTACAGGTTACAATAGCCTGATTATGGCTGAATTCGATTATGAAAAGCACCCAGCAGAAAGTTTTCCGATTGACCAATCGAAAGAACGTTTATCGATGTTCATCGTTAAAAAACACTTTTTGCCGGTTTTATATTGGGACGGAATGCTCAAAGGATTGATGTGA
- a CDS encoding metal-sensitive transcriptional regulator: MEKLYEDRIIHRMNRIEGQLHGIVRMMKEDASCKDVVTQLSATRSAIDRVIGLVVSENLIGCVKNDETEENHEQAVAEAVQLLLKSR, from the coding sequence ATGGAAAAATTATATGAAGATCGAATCATTCATCGAATGAACCGGATTGAAGGACAACTACATGGCATCGTCCGCATGATGAAAGAGGATGCTTCTTGTAAGGATGTCGTCACACAGCTCAGTGCGACACGAAGTGCAATTGATCGTGTCATCGGACTGGTTGTGAGTGAAAACCTCATCGGTTGTGTCAAGAATGATGAGACAGAAGAAAACCATGAACAGGCTGTTGCAGAAGCCGTTCAGTTGCTGTTAAAAAGTCGGTAA
- a CDS encoding rhodanese-like domain-containing protein, with protein sequence MKRLTAKEVQEKIENGEQLNIIDVREVDEVKEGKIPGANHIPLGLVEFKMNELDKKKEYVMVCRSGGRSGRAATYLEGQGFQVINMDGGMMSYEGKTE encoded by the coding sequence ATGAAACGACTAACAGCTAAAGAAGTACAAGAGAAGATTGAAAACGGGGAACAACTGAACATCATCGACGTACGTGAAGTCGACGAAGTGAAAGAAGGCAAGATTCCTGGAGCGAATCATATTCCGCTTGGCCTCGTTGAATTCAAAATGAATGAACTCGATAAGAAAAAAGAGTACGTCATGGTTTGCCGCTCTGGTGGACGTAGTGGTCGCGCGGCAACATATCTCGAAGGACAAGGCTTCCAAGTCATCAACATGGATGGCGGCATGATGTCTTACGAAGGAAAAACAGAGTAA
- a CDS encoding response regulator transcription factor, translating to MLKQELIGKSVLLVEDHPEIRQLLKMYLLKEGYEVLEAADGLEGKRMIEMYDPCIILLDLTLPKLSGEDLCHWIREDFQSMMPIIILTAKDSEENKLYGFRLGADDYITKPFSPAEVMSRISAVLRRTASRCGKLSFTGFLLKPLRGEASINGTELHLTSFEFRLLQLLMQHPNQILTRTQLLDRIYENDEKAVSNRTIDVHIRHLRNKIKEETDFPYIQTVRGMGYKFIGS from the coding sequence ATGCTAAAACAAGAACTCATTGGAAAATCAGTTCTCCTCGTCGAAGACCATCCGGAGATTCGACAGCTTTTGAAAATGTATTTACTAAAAGAAGGATATGAAGTATTAGAGGCCGCAGATGGATTAGAAGGAAAACGAATGATTGAGATGTACGACCCCTGTATCATACTGCTCGATTTGACGTTACCGAAGTTAAGCGGGGAAGACCTTTGCCACTGGATTCGTGAAGACTTCCAAAGCATGATGCCGATCATCATACTTACAGCTAAAGATTCTGAAGAAAATAAATTGTACGGATTTAGATTAGGGGCTGATGATTATATCACCAAACCTTTTAGTCCAGCTGAAGTGATGAGTCGGATTTCAGCTGTCTTAAGACGAACAGCCAGTCGCTGTGGAAAATTGAGTTTCACGGGTTTTCTCTTAAAACCATTACGCGGTGAAGCATCCATCAATGGAACCGAACTTCATCTCACTTCATTTGAGTTCAGGTTGTTACAGCTTTTGATGCAACATCCGAATCAAATCTTAACGCGCACACAGTTACTCGACCGGATTTATGAGAATGATGAAAAAGCAGTTAGCAATCGGACCATCGACGTCCATATCCGTCATTTACGCAATAAAATTAAAGAAGAAACAGACTTTCCCTATATCCAAACCGTTCGTGGAATGGGCTATAAATTTATCGGAAGCTGA
- a CDS encoding MBL fold metallo-hydrolase, whose translation MYFRSCFDSKLAQFSYVIGCQKTGEAIVIDPARDTKIYQEIAKAEGLRLTAATETHIHADFVSGARQLASRGDVQLYLSDEGDEGWKYQYDTPKSVVLLKDGDTFYVGNIRFDVLHTPGHTPEHISFILTDEGGGSSVPMGIFTGDFVFVGDVGRPDLLEKAAGVKGTSALGARQLFQSLKKFRALPDFLQVWPGHGAGSACGKSLGAVPMTTVGYEKQNNWALRNEDEADFVKELLSGQPEPPTYFAVMKRVNKIGPEILSDDKIEEISLLPEAGVQLLDTRPANEFRVGYRKGTINIPFNKSFTNWAGWLLPYDQDIMILAKKEQITDIVTALHSVGIDRIRGYIDVDNLEFTQVYPEVSAEELQQELDSDDVFLIDVRNQSEWETGHIKGAHHLMLGTLEANFSEIPHDAKIVMQCQSGARSAIAMSLMKRAGYENVYNLTGGYNAWKKADKPVVQS comes from the coding sequence ATGTATTTTCGTTCTTGTTTTGATTCAAAACTCGCTCAATTTTCTTATGTCATAGGATGTCAAAAGACTGGTGAAGCCATCGTCATCGATCCAGCACGCGATACGAAGATTTATCAGGAGATTGCGAAAGCGGAAGGCTTACGCTTGACTGCAGCGACTGAAACGCATATTCATGCTGACTTCGTATCTGGAGCACGACAATTGGCAAGTCGAGGAGACGTTCAACTATACCTTTCAGATGAAGGGGATGAAGGGTGGAAGTATCAATATGATACGCCGAAAAGCGTCGTCTTATTAAAGGACGGGGACACCTTCTATGTAGGGAACATTCGATTTGATGTGCTGCATACACCAGGGCACACACCAGAACATATCAGTTTCATCTTAACGGATGAAGGTGGAGGATCAAGTGTTCCAATGGGAATATTCACAGGAGACTTCGTATTTGTGGGAGACGTCGGGCGACCAGATTTACTCGAAAAGGCAGCAGGGGTAAAAGGCACATCTGCTTTAGGTGCACGGCAACTGTTTCAGTCTTTAAAAAAATTTCGAGCGCTACCCGATTTCCTCCAGGTCTGGCCTGGGCACGGAGCGGGAAGTGCATGTGGAAAGTCACTTGGCGCAGTACCAATGACGACTGTAGGATACGAAAAGCAAAATAACTGGGCGTTACGTAACGAAGATGAAGCAGATTTCGTCAAGGAGCTCTTATCCGGTCAGCCGGAGCCACCGACGTATTTCGCAGTCATGAAACGAGTTAATAAAATCGGACCTGAAATATTGAGCGATGATAAAATAGAAGAGATTTCACTTTTACCGGAGGCTGGAGTGCAACTTCTCGATACACGTCCGGCGAACGAATTCCGTGTTGGCTATCGAAAAGGGACAATCAATATCCCATTCAATAAGTCTTTTACAAACTGGGCGGGATGGTTGCTTCCTTACGATCAAGACATCATGATTTTGGCAAAAAAAGAACAGATTACAGATATCGTAACTGCTCTTCATTCAGTCGGCATCGATCGAATTCGAGGGTATATCGATGTTGATAATCTAGAGTTCACGCAAGTCTATCCTGAAGTCAGCGCTGAGGAGTTACAACAGGAACTAGATTCTGACGATGTCTTTTTGATTGATGTCAGAAATCAATCAGAGTGGGAGACTGGACATATAAAAGGTGCCCATCACCTCATGCTAGGAACGTTAGAAGCTAATTTCTCTGAGATACCGCACGATGCAAAAATTGTGATGCAATGTCAATCAGGTGCACGTTCTGCGATCGCGATGAGTTTAATGAAACGAGCCGGGTATGAAAATGTCTATAACTTAACGGGTGGATATAATGCTTGGAAAAAAGCTGACAAACCGGTTGTCCAATCGTAA
- a CDS encoding PAS domain-containing sensor histidine kinase, with translation MEIEQFGQQILNVIQDGIIVMDQTRSIVALNPSAEKLTGWKLGGLVPYCSFCQKRFIGPGEERCYLVTHEQSPYFSSEMPTYSGEMVDVEMSTAKIIQDKDNGATYYLLVLRDFSERKKQQEHEGRQRMVQQLIAAREEEHKRLAMELHDGVGQSLFGLSIALDTLKNSTMDEKTTAYLSEVSQEMKRVMNDLRLYSKQLRPLELDQFGLATALENLLIGFRKQKPDVQFILHTKPTMSRLDAIVEINLYRIVQEAVMNSLKHAFPARIKVVLHEEKDQLVLSIQDNGIGFDVKKHQNGLGLQHINERASTIGAVVHLKSTISSGTHVTINLAYGSVEDEADADSTINRR, from the coding sequence ATGGAAATTGAACAGTTCGGTCAACAAATTCTCAATGTCATCCAAGATGGAATCATCGTGATGGATCAAACAAGAAGTATTGTTGCACTTAACCCTTCAGCCGAGAAATTGACGGGGTGGAAACTAGGTGGACTCGTCCCGTACTGTTCTTTTTGTCAAAAACGTTTTATTGGTCCGGGCGAAGAACGGTGTTACTTGGTGACTCATGAACAATCACCGTATTTTTCTTCAGAGATGCCGACGTACTCGGGAGAAATGGTAGATGTCGAGATGAGTACTGCGAAAATTATTCAAGATAAGGATAATGGTGCAACATATTATTTACTCGTTCTACGTGACTTCTCGGAACGGAAGAAACAACAGGAACATGAAGGAAGACAGCGGATGGTCCAACAACTGATTGCGGCACGTGAGGAGGAACATAAACGACTGGCGATGGAATTGCATGATGGTGTTGGTCAATCTCTATTTGGATTATCGATTGCGCTTGATACTTTAAAGAATAGTACGATGGATGAGAAGACGACGGCTTATTTGAGTGAAGTCTCGCAAGAAATGAAACGTGTCATGAATGATTTACGGCTCTATTCCAAACAGTTACGTCCTCTTGAACTTGATCAATTCGGTCTTGCGACGGCGCTTGAAAATTTGTTGATCGGCTTTCGCAAGCAAAAGCCGGATGTCCAATTTATTCTTCACACAAAACCGACGATGTCGCGTTTAGATGCAATCGTAGAAATCAATTTATATCGGATTGTACAAGAAGCAGTCATGAATAGTCTAAAACATGCATTTCCTGCTCGGATCAAGGTAGTGCTTCATGAGGAGAAAGATCAACTTGTACTTTCGATTCAAGACAATGGTATTGGGTTTGATGTAAAAAAACATCAAAATGGGTTAGGCTTACAGCATATCAATGAACGGGCTTCGACGATTGGGGCAGTGGTCCATCTAAAAAGTACAATCAGTTCAGGAACACACGTTACGATCAACTTAGCATATGGGAGTGTTGAAGATGAGGCGGACGCCGATTCAACTATTAATCGTAGATGA
- a CDS encoding response regulator transcription factor: MRRTPIQLLIVDDHMLIRNGLRLLIEKDPDLCVVAEAGDGGTAIRLAIQHQPDVILLDVTMPGGLDGFMTSQALQQEVPNSKIILLTMHDEEIYVQKAIEQNIPGYLSKNSDISELCGAIKRVYHGKRHYQTSLPEHEIERLLSVKTNKKNTLSRREIEIVRLTVLGYTNIEMANKLGISPKTVENHKARVMSKLQIKHKHELVDFALKNYFIEL; encoded by the coding sequence ATGAGGCGGACGCCGATTCAACTATTAATCGTAGATGACCACATGCTCATTCGAAACGGACTACGATTATTAATCGAAAAAGATCCAGACTTATGTGTCGTTGCAGAAGCGGGGGATGGAGGAACGGCGATTAGGTTAGCAATCCAACATCAACCTGATGTCATCTTGCTGGATGTCACGATGCCTGGTGGACTTGACGGCTTTATGACGAGTCAGGCGCTTCAGCAGGAAGTTCCGAATAGTAAAATCATCTTGTTGACGATGCATGATGAAGAAATTTATGTTCAAAAGGCAATCGAACAAAATATACCCGGGTATCTATCTAAAAATAGTGACATCTCTGAACTATGTGGAGCCATCAAGCGCGTGTACCATGGAAAAAGACATTATCAGACATCCCTTCCAGAGCATGAGATAGAACGGTTGTTGTCCGTAAAAACGAATAAAAAAAATACGTTGTCTCGTCGGGAAATTGAAATTGTTCGTCTGACAGTCCTCGGATATACGAATATTGAAATGGCGAATAAGTTAGGAATCAGTCCTAAGACCGTTGAAAATCATAAGGCGCGCGTTATGTCGAAGTTACAAATTAAGCATAAACATGAGCTTGTCGATTTTGCTTTAAAAAATTATTTCATTGAATTATGA
- a CDS encoding DsrE/DsrF/DrsH-like family protein, which yields MSDVKKTTIVLFSGDYDKVMAAYIIANGAAAYDHEVTIFHTFWGLNAMRKDEPIQPDKTFLEKMFGKFMPRGADKMPLSKMNFGGAGQKMIKNVMKKHNAMPLPDLIELAKEQDVKLVACTMTMDLLGLKQEELHDGIEYAGVAAYLADAEDGNVNLFI from the coding sequence ATGTCAGATGTTAAAAAAACAACGATTGTATTGTTCAGTGGAGATTACGACAAAGTGATGGCAGCATATATCATCGCAAATGGAGCAGCAGCGTACGATCACGAAGTTACGATTTTTCATACGTTTTGGGGATTAAACGCGATGCGTAAAGATGAACCGATCCAACCGGATAAAACGTTCCTCGAAAAAATGTTTGGTAAATTCATGCCACGCGGTGCCGATAAAATGCCACTTTCGAAAATGAACTTCGGTGGAGCCGGTCAAAAAATGATCAAAAACGTCATGAAAAAACACAATGCGATGCCACTTCCGGATTTGATTGAACTGGCGAAAGAACAAGACGTGAAGCTTGTCGCTTGTACGATGACAATGGACTTACTTGGTTTGAAACAAGAAGAATTACATGATGGCATCGAATACGCAGGTGTTGCAGCATACCTCGCAGACGCAGAAGACGGAAACGTCAATCTCTTCATCTAA